ACGTATGTCTTGAAATTATTGTTGCGATATTTAAGCtggttgaatttttttctttatcgtttgctttgtttttttcctgTAGTTCGCTGTCGCATACAAATTAAAACCCCACTGCTTCAAAAGTGCTTTTGGGCGCTTAATTAAACATTAACGGAACAGAAAAATTGCAGGAAGATAAACAGCACTGTTTTTCGTTCTTCCCATGGAAAAATTGGGCCGCATGTTTGAAATAACCCAGATTAATGTTATTGGCACTACTCCAATCAAAATTATTAGGCACCACTCAAAAAGGAAGAACGCGAAAAGCTGATACCCGTTCGAAATCTTTCAGGGCATGGGGGTAAATTTTAGTGTCTTGTTTGTAACGCTAATGGCTTTGGCGaggctgctgcttactgcttcgGTTGTCCAGAGAGCGCTGAACTATTCAAGAGGCATCAAAAGAGACGGATGCCTCGAAAGCATATGGTGTAATGCGCTCATGGCACCAACAGTGTCATCACTTACAGTGCCTACACGTAGTATTTCAAACACACACGTAAACTCCGCTGTGTGCATCGTGCGAGACATTCACAAAGCTGACGCATCTTCTCAATCGATGATCCAGATGCGTCAAAATTTAAAATATCGAAACAATCTCTATGAAATCGGGCTTTAAGGACACGGCATAGCCTCTACAGAGCACTCTACTCATTTACGAGTCAGTCATTTAAGCGCCGTGTATTATTTGGGTTtgagcattttattttgttttctggctaGCGGTCGCGATTGAGTGTGAAAAAGCATTGCTGAAGAAATGACGCATGCTTTCAGAGAGATCAAGAAAAATTTGCTTCCTTAGAGTGGAGAAATTTGAGCAAATTGCAAGCCTCGTTCCGATCACGAACGTTTCAGCAAAATGACCTCTGTTTTTCAGGGCCCAGATACAGTTGAAGACTTCTTGACACATTGGCCAGCTTACTGAGGCGTTGTTCCCAACCCTTAATAATGTTTGTGCTGGGGTGCGAAGTGCTTTCATTTATTTTAATATACTGCAGCCAGCAGTGCTGCCTTGGCAGGAGAAGACCATGAAAAGTCATGCCGCAAATAATGTTTCTAAGCATTATTGGCAGCAGGTCATGCAGAAAACAATGCTTCTAAGCACAATTGACAGCAGAAGGCAATGAAATGATGCAGCAAACAATTCTTTTAAGTGTTATTGGCAGCTGAAGACAATGAAGTCACGCAGCAAACATTGCTAAGTATTTTTGACGGGAGAAGGCAATGAAAAATCATGCAGGAAACAATGTTTCTAAGTGTTATTGGCAGGAGAAACCCATGAAAAGTCACGCAGTCAACATTGCTTCTAAGCATTAGTGGCAGCAGGCCATGCAGCAAACAATGCTTGTAAGCATTATTGGCAGCAGAAGGCAATGAAAGGTCATGCAGCAAACAATGCTTCTAGCCATTATTGGCAGCAGGTCATGCAGCAAACAGAGCTTCTAAGCATTATTGGCAGGAGAAGGCAATGAAAAGTCCTGCAGTAAACAACGCTTCTAAGAGTTACAATTTTTTCTTCTCCACAATCATAACAGGTAGGCTGTTTGCATTGTTCAATATAGTGAAGGAAGAAATATATTTAAgtgcttcgctttcatttttATGAGCGGATGATGCCAGTTTCAAGTACGATCTAGATGATAGGGTTTCGCGTGTTACAAAACTAAACAGTTCAGAGAATAAAATGCTCCAGCGTCATATCCGCTAGCGTCCTAACGCGCCCATGCCTGCGGAGGTTGCTCGCGTCTCCGGCAAATGCAGCCTCGGCTGCCCGACCGTATCGGCTCCATCAGCCGCCGCTCGCTGCGAGCGGTCTGGTCGCGATAACATCTACGGACGAGCGCGCGCTAGCTGCATGGCGGTGGGAACCTCACCTCCAGGCAGCTGGCGcgctcatttcgcggccaccgcTGAAGAGCTAGCCTTCGCCAACTGAGCGCTCGATAACCTCACGGAGCTGCTCGGCGTTCGGGTCCTTCGGACCCGGTATCATGAGTGGCCAAGCTCAGCGTTTAGGAGAAATCAGCTCGAGGACGGTGTCAGCGAAAGGGCCGTAGTTTTCTTTGTTTAATGAAGTTATGCAGTACAGGGGAATGGTGAGAAGGAATTCGCTTTTCGTCCTTATGCAAATGCTGTCTCACCTTTCGGAGCAGCGCTTAGAAAGGTGTTACCTTCGATGAAAGTATCCGCAATTTCCACGTGCGTGCTTAAGGTTAACCTTCAGGAAATTCTCGACATCCGgctttttttttcgaggggggaggggggagggaagTGCTACTTCAGACCGATAACTTGTAATATAGAAATCAGTAACCTTAACGTTCCGTGGTTCAAGTTCCAGAAGTGGTTTTATTTGAGGATGTAATTTGGTAGTATATTTTAATGCAGACAGCTGGGAGAGTtaatagataaagaggaggaggttaaggcagggatgttaaccagaaaggggttccggttggctaccctagTCCATAAACACTCAGAAAAGTTATCCCCTGCAAAAGAAGCAAAAGAGCAGGAAAGCTCAACTATCTCACTTGTTAGTTCTCGTATTTTCTTTTCCCCGCATTCTTTCTCCATGCTTTTCATTTGCGATATTGCATGCTGCCAACACAATGTCAGCTTTGCACTTTCATTATACGGTTGTGGAGGCTTGGCAGCGATCACAGTAGTTAATCTCATTCGAACCAGGATATACCGAACTCCAAGGGGATGGCCGAAGGGTTCAATATACCGATAATTCGATACATAAAAACGGTAACGCATAAGGTTTATTGTACCCTAGAAGCAAGGATACATTGCCGTACGCTAGTGACGCGTCGCTTAATGTGCGTTAAAGGGGCACTGGAACGGTGACACTGGAACGGTAAGAAAAGTCAAATCATCCCGTCCACAGAGGTTTTCGGTCTAGCATACGTAGCATCGGTGATATCGGCGATTAGAAACAGTATTTCGTTTTTTCCTCTGAACGCATAcgtcgaagataggaagcataaATAAGGGTTATATTTACAGAGCATGACCTCACTTCGTCAACGAAAGTGGCAGCCAGCAAACTTGCTctgctgcttgctttttttttctattttccgcTCGCTTCTCCACCACGGCTAGACATAAGAGTGAAAGGGAGACATGCGCCTCCGTGTGCTGTGTCTACCAATATAGTGGCCattgcttcagaggcaacaacacaACATTATTGCCGTGGTTTTTGGAGAGCTAATGACAGCTCCTTACAACTGACGTCACTCGTTCCTTACCATCTTGAAAGGGGAAATTAGAGCTAGAGAGCGACACCAGACTTCCCCGCGAAAAAAGGGAATGAGAGTTTAAAAATGTGTATTTCTAATATGTCGGCTTGCTTTTGAGGATTTGTACCCGGCATGAACGTGCAACAGCCTTTAGTCTACGTAATTCACGCATTTAAGTCACTTTCAAAACCCTTTATCGGGCCCTTTAAAGGGTTGATGCACAGATGATATTAATGGTAGATATTTGAGAAGTGACTGTACGTTTTGAAGTACAAACTTCGTATGCCCCTAACGGTTAACTCGCTCTGATGTCCATCACAAGTTACCGTGGATGTTGAGAAGAAAGTTATCTTAAATATAAGACGTCAAGCGAAATAAAGCGCGAATGACACCTCTGACGCGAGGATTATTTCCGCAAGTTTATGCAATGTTAGAGCACTTTGAACACATTGTTTACAGTGAACTATTCGAATTACACCGCACGCGGAAGGTGCGCAGTTCGATTCCCAGTGCAGCCGGTGATAGAAAGGGTCCTGGCTCTCGGCTTTTTTGAGGAGAAATGCTTCTAAATcggtctttcaccccaccttcAGTAGTCTAAAACACCTTGCGCCTTTGCGCTTTTTGGCTagagatgtccttgcgccatataaaatcattatcatcatcaagtGAATAACTCGTGCTAAGTGGGCTTAACTTGAATCAGGCTGGCTCAGGCGGAGATGAGGAGAGAGAACAGGCAGTGAGTGAAAGCACTCGCTTATCTGATGCGACCCTTATCTGTTTGGCCTCGAATACTACGTCCGCGTCTGGGTTTTGTGCTTATCTGAAATCACCAGTAACTGAGACAAGGTTGAATTCCGCCCCGACATGAGAGTTAGAGGATCTGATAAAATTAGAAGGTAAAAAGAGATGGTTAACCATGATAACGAGCTTAAAGAAATACAAAAAAGAGTAGGCTATGTAATAGATGTGCTGAAAATTCTGGTCGTTGATGTGGGCATGAGATGGCATTTGAGATTAGACGTGATAGCCTTTTGTTTAATGAGAATGCACCTTTGTAAGCTAGGCCGCCCACTACTGACTGCATTTAGTCACTCGAAACTCAAAACGATAACGACGGGACATAAGGTAACggacaaaattttaaaaaaaattcaccggGGGACACACAGGCTAGTAGCACCACACAAGTGACAGTGAATAAGCTTTGGCACGACAGTACTTCCAGGGAACACCGAATGCAGAAAATTAGGCTGCAGGCGATAAAAACCTGCGGTAAAAACCGTGACTGAAGAATGACAGGTAAAAACGGCGGGGGAATAAAAGCAGGCCAGAAATAAAGGCAAGCTTAGAACCTATTCAAAGCCAAGAGACCAGTGAAAAAATAACTATAAACGGGCACAGAGAAAGGAAGGACTACGTATTTGCCGCGCCGCCCAGGAATTCAATCTCTTCATTTGACAAACCGATAGGTGTCCTTGCGAATTGATCATCTACATGGTGGACCTTGAGTGCTTCTGTGATTTCCCTAGATAGCCTATCTCGTCCTCTGCCAATGATGACGCAACGGTTAAGGTCAGGAATAAAGTTACTATCAGCGGTATGTTGATATTTTTTGCAATGCTTGGCGAGGTTCCAGGTGATTGCTATATTGCCCATATTGTTTTCATCTTCTTTAAGTGTTATGTTTATGCACCTGCCAGTTTGTCCGATGTGCCTTTTCGGGCATGAAACTGGCACTTAGTAGGTTGCTTCAGATTCACAGGGGTCGTATTGAACAGAGTGCGTATGCCCACACCCACGGGGGACCGGGGGGTTGTTCACTTTTGAACAAAGCGCGGAAAGTTAGTTCGGAGCCGAGATGATTACGCCCACTCCCGCGCGTTGTGCGACTTTATTGAGGCGATGACTGATTCCGTAGAGGTATGGCATTACAACTTCTTTGCGGTCACTGCTGGATGCAGCAGGGACGTCATGTTTCGTGTTTCTTGATTGTCGAGCATGTCACGGAAATTAGTAAATGTAGTGGGTAGACTGCTGTTGCAAAGCGTTAGGTCTGTTTGCTAAAACTATCCTAATACTATCCTAATACCTGTGTTGCTGATATATGTGTTTATAATAGAGCAGTTACTCGTTGGCATCCACCAATGCGCAGCTATACAGCTGCACATGAACGCTGTACAGCCttctcagaagctttgcagttaaagaaaaattaatcttggtccggggctcgaacccgggaccacagcttcaccggagcagttgctctaccaattgagctaaccgggaaggcaagcttatggtaggacgagagcgaattgatcaatgactctaagtgggaacagtgttggtcaaatgagTTTAATTTGTTCCATTCGCTTCTCGCCCACTAAAACAATGGATATTTGAAATTGTCTGTATGGAACGGAAATTCGTTTGTGCGTTTAGGTTATGGCGGGTTAAGCGGCCAAtatgtattttgtagcgggcagttttttttttaaagcgatgtttattgcctcggggcataaaggttatgaaacgacagatgagtaagatgcttaagtaaatgaaaaaaaaggcgggcttatctaatgaaatcaagtagtgaacgatgacaTGGGCCcggtgtccaggcaatataggaattcGGATTGTCCGTTGAGAGACCCACCgccaccaggtgccgaattctcgtcggcttcagcagCTTTAATCTATCGTCGCAACTTCGATCCGGAAGTAAATCTAAAACTGGCTCTTTAGTTAGGAAACAATGTTCCCTTTCGGACTGGTTGTACCTGTACGTCACACCGCACTCTACGCTTAACGTATAATCGAAATTCTTCACTCTGTGAATCGCAGGCTGCGACACGGGCTTTGGCCACCACGCAGCGAAGCGCTTCGCTCAGGATGGCTTCACCGTGTTCGCCGGCTGTCTGAACGCTGCCAGCGACGGCGCGAAGGAGTTGGCCACGCGAGCCAATGTACATGTCCTCCAGTTGGACATAACCAGCGACGACCAGGTCTACAAGGCTCTTGATGAAGTGAAGAAAAGCCTTGGATCAAACGGTGCGTCACTTTCCTAAACGGAGCATATGCGTTGTTTGGAAGTTATTAGAATTGGAATAGAACTGCCTCCAAAAGTTTGTTTGGCAAACACTGAGAAGGTCGTTATGAGTGAGATTTCTGTAATACGGTTAGGTAGATTGTGGCGCTGCAAACAGGCTAATAACATTGACAGGCCTAATTGCTTCACGAGAAAATAAGGAACAGAGCTAAAAATGCCGGGAACAGACACGAGGCGTAAAACGAAAGAGAAATTCAGCGAATATGAATTAGTTTATTTTTTTGACCGCGGACAATATCAGTCCCTTGAAAGGAAACTTATAATGGATACTATAACACACGGTAGGAGTGACAACACTGTATTCTTGCAAAGCGCGCTTTATAATCGTCGCTAGCTCAAAACGAGCTTGTCGCTGCCTCAGTAAACGCCAGAAGGGGACAGAGGCAATGCTAATGAACAGAAGGATCGCGCATGCCGAATTTATGAACAGGAAATCATTAAGGATACGAACGCTCCCCTACATGTCAAGCGGCCCGTCTGTAATGGATTCACTTCCTCAGAGGCTTCCCAAGATCATTGCTTGATGTGCGACGTTTCTAGTTTGCATTCTTTTCGTGAAGTATAACATTTGCGATGAAGTAGGCTTATATCCtaatttttaattctttcttgttttatttattcatgccattctgtattttttttgttcctttagCTCCTTTCTTTACAAGCGCTTTTTTGTACCACCTATTTTCTTAACGGTTCAACATTTCTTAGTCTCCAGCGCCTATGCTTTTGCTGGTTTCATGCTGCGGTTTCCTTTTTAATTGCTTTTGCGTTATGCTTTCAGTAGGAGCTCGCTAATTCCGAGCATTCTGTTTaattgcctcccccccccccctcggcagAAATAAACATAACAGGACTCTGTATCAAATGTTTGTAACTTATACAAGGGAGTTATAGAAAATGGGTCGGCGCCTTATGCTGTCCGTCGCACGAAGCTCATAAACGCAGTATTTAGCCGGGCATAGCTTGAACACGTACTTGTATGTGTGCAGATAGGGATTGACAACTATTTTAGTGTTACATAAAGATAAAATTTCTTTGGTTCGGTGCTACTTAATCAACATGCTTTAATTTGAAGGACCTGCTGTTCACCAAGCTCGCAAGCGAATGAAGATGCAGTCGACTAGTTGCTGAAGTTTATCGTTGAGCAGCAATTAAATGTTTGCTTGTGAAAAGAATCCTAAGTTAACAAAACTACCATAGAGAATCAATTTCTTCTTTCCATTTTGCCTGATGATTCACTGCCGTGCGCAATTCTAAAAACGAGGCAACTAAATTTAAATACCCTCACCACCAAAAAGGGTCTTGCTTTCCGTTAAAAGCACCACGCTTTTCGCTTCGGATACAACGAAATGTATCAGTGCACATCCTCGTAGATTACTCAATTagactgcgtaaaaaaaaaaacacttgggcAATTTGGCCCTTGTGGTTTGTGTCCACTTGCATATCATGCTTACTTAGTTGGAGGTGAACATGGGGGCTCAGCTACGTATAAAAGGACGGTGAAGTGAATGCGGCCTACTGCAGACAAAGTTCTATATATTACTGCTCCCTATCCCACGTTCTAGTAGGTGTCGTAATATTTGTGCACCATTAGTTCTGTGCTTGTGCGCGTCTACGACATGTCGAGCTTGATTTTCCCGCACTGGCTCGCAGATCTATGGGCAGTGCTGGCCAACGCTGGTGTCACAGGGATGGGCCTGGTCGAGTGGAACTCCATAGAAAGGGTCAAACACATCTTCGAAGTGAACGTGTTCGGCCACGTGCGGGTTGTCAAGGCATTCCTCCCTCTGCTGAAGAAATCAAGGGGACGTCTAGTCATAGTGACAAGTGGTCTTTGTGAGTATACCAAAACTCtatagggccgccgcggtggctcagtggttatggcggtcgactgctaatccgaaagacgcgggttcgaccccggccgctgcggtcgaatttttatggaggtgaaattccagaggcccgtgtactgtgcgatgacggtgcacgttaaagaacctcaggtggtcgaaatttccggaacctttcactacggcgtccctcatagttgatttgggacgttaaacccacataattCGTAAACCTATAAACTCTATGCGGCCGCTAATAGCAACTTATGAGGGCGACAGGCAGAGTAGCTCGTGTTGTTAGGCATTACAAATGCGCGCACCGTGATTTAGCGCGTATAATCCAGCACcagaatttgaaaaagaaaacacaataagagataGGGGTACAATtattatggtttttttttaatttcaagggGCAGGGACAGTGGGTTCACGGCAGTACACGGCGTCGCATGCCGCGTCGGCTACCTCCGCTGTCATAGACGAACATCGAGCCACTTTGCTGAATCGATGGCTGACACTCGATAGCCTCATCGGTCAGAACGCATTTCTAGGCCAGACACACACTACTGTTTTGTAAAAATTTGATATCTGCGTGGAATGCTATATCAACTAAAATGGCCCGCAAAAGCTTAACGAGGTACGCAACTAGCAACAGCCTTACGGTGAATCTTTGACATTGCTCAGAAATCCTTGGAAGACAGCAAAGATAGCGATAACTGAATGTGTTAAATCAAGCGGTATACCGAGCTTCCTGAAATTCTTTAGACAAGGAAGCAGTCATGATCACTGCAGTTATAAAATGCGTAGTCATACTTTCTTCATATCAGTATACGGGTTATAcggcggtatttttttttttgctgccttggAGTCGATATAGGGGGGTGCTGGTCGTAGAATATCGATGGAAGATCAATGGTCGGACAGATCGGTAAAGGTAGAAGAGAAGGGGTATAAGGACGCTTGTAGGCTTCGTCACGGCCCTGCTTTGATCGATCCCTTTGTAAATAAACCCCCGTGTGTACTAAACACGTAACAGCATGAAGTTGCAGATTATATGAGCGAAaatgcgatatatatatatatatatatatatatatatatatatatatatatatatatatatatatatatatatatatatatatatatatatatatatatatatatatatatatatatatatatatatatatatatatatatatatatatatatatatatatataaaccgtGCCCTACTGTAAAATGCTGAACAGTGTTAGTGCAGCCACTGCAGGCTGGTGCGAACTTATCTATGCGTGGATTGACGGTGATCGCGAGTTTTCAACGTACCCCACTTTGCAATGCCACACAAAGAAGTTTCGCACCTGTTGCGTGGCTTTATTCCTATGACGTTCGGCGACTGAGCTCGAAGTAGTGGGTTGGAGTCGCAGGGAGGACATTccggagaaaagggctgaggttgcttctgttttgattggttgggggcctccagtccttgcccagccaaggacggatgatgaggttacccgacctcctttgcaacttttattGTTAGCCATTTATAAGtcttgtttttgcttttaatACTACGTAGAACGAAATACCTTTTCAAGCTTTCGACACCGCAATAATTTTTTGTCTTTGTAAAAATCCGCaggaaaaaattcgttataacttaagcttggcgcatgacagccttagttgcttatgcgccattaaactcagcACAACCTCAACACAACACTCACAGGCGGGACGAAAGCATTTTGATGGAAGCTAAATGTGACAACGCCCACGTGTCGTGTCGAAAATAATCCGGAGGCCTCCAATATAGCGTTTCTCGTAGCCGACTTGCAGGCTCGGGACATCAAACCCTAGCAGCCATACCAGGAACGTTAGATGACAAGACAAAGGCATATCTTCCAGGGCAACCTTATCTTCATTGGGCAGAATGCGAAGTAACAAAGGGGAGTGAGTAGTATCCGAACAACTATTTTGCGGCAAAGAAGGTGCTGTGTGCTGCTGTGCTGGCCGTGGCTCCTTATATAGTTGTCGTCGTAAAAGACTGTTAAACAATCACTGGTGATTGTTTCTTGTTATCCCTGAGCTGCGCTCTGATTTTCCAGATCCGCTGTGATGAAACGGACTTCAGCTTAACGCCGGGTGAATTCAGTCGTTTGAACTGGGCTGTGTATCTGCTGCGTTATGCAACTTCAACAGTCTTTATAACTGTACAAGCCGACGTTCTCCACGCTGAGTCCGCTCTGTGCACAAGAGAGGAGAATGCCAGAGGCGCCTTCACTTCACTGCGCCTTCGTAAAAGATTGCGAGGAGACATTTTGCAACTAAGTGATTTACTTGTTTTCCTCCCTGCAGGCAGGGTAACCATACCTGGAACCACAGTGTACTGCATGAGTAAGCACGCCATGCTCTCCCTGGTGGATGGCCTCCGAAGGGAATGCGAAGAGGCCGGCGTTGATGTTGCTGCCGTGGAACCCACTGCTTACAGGTAAGGCATATTTGGGAACACTTATACCTCGCTCTATATTTTTGAAGAAACTGTGTTCGTGGAATACTGGTTTTCAGGATTATTCATGGAATACAACTGCGAAGTCCGGTCATTCCACCCCTTATACCTTTTGTTACCTTAGTCTAGAGATATTTCATGTACTTGCACTCAGCCGTTTTAATAAATAACTGTGGCAAATGCGCGACCTACTAAATCGTTTTCAGCTATGATTAAATGGACATGTGAGCTCTGTAGTTTGAATGGTGCGGAACTGCATAATGTAGAGATTGTGTGATGGAGGGCGCGTGCACAGAACCAGATACAGCTGGCATTGGTTGCTGTTGAACCCACCATGGAACGGCTTCTTTAAACCGTGCAAAAAATTATCATGGGAGGTTAGGGGAGCGACTGTGAGTGAACGTATTAAATATGGCAATGTTGATTGGTAGGTATGAATCATGCGTGTAGACTGCCCAGGTAAGCGACGGAATACTTTCTTAGGACACTATAAAACAATGTTGCAGTTTGCGTTAAATCAGATACACTGAACATGATCTGCCTTTGCAAGGAGCAGGTCACGGCTAGAGCTGAAGGCGCGTGATCCATACCGGAATGGAGCAAGAAGACGCAGAAAGAAGTACGGCAGACATTACCGCCTGCCTTCTACCAAGAGTGAAAAACTGATTACCATGACGGCGCTTTGAAGGAAGACAAGCTTAGTGTTCAGGCTTGAATACAAAGCTTCAAAGTTCTTACTTACACTGTCATGCTAAGTTATGGTAAGCAGCAGATAGCAAAATAGTTTTGTGTAGCTTTTGAAGAAAATTGACCTGATACACTCAGCTGCGGTTAATCAATAACGGGCAGTTGAAAGCTCCTGTTTCATCGTGGAGACTGATTTATACTTTAATTCCTAATGATTTTTAAAACCTGGTTTAAAAAGTCTGTGCCTTCTTTGGAATGATACGGAACTGAGAAGTAGCTAAATTTTCTCCATGGTAGAAGCCACCGAAGAAAATGGGAACAGACACAGAAATGTAGTTCTGGTTCTGTTTGCAGTTCCCTGCTGaaaaccttttctttctttttttttaacgaaacTTACCCAATAGATAATCAAAGCTGCATGATTCCTACACTTGCTTTGGTATGTCTGAGAGGCAGGAAATTCTCCGTTGTAACGCTAACAAGGAGGCGGACAGTAGCACTCACAGCAATTTTCACTTTATTTATTTTGATGTGTGCTGCTATCATGTATTTTTTTCCCAGTTTCTGTTTAGGCCTGCTTGTGTATGAACAACTGTTCTCCAGGTTTTTGTAGCCTGTATGCTTCGATCAATTTTTATGTCTGTATTGCACACATAAGTGTACACGCTTTTAAGAGGATGCTAGATgttatattttgtattttgtttATGGGATCCTGGGCTTGCTTGCATCCATGTCAGATCGGTCCGCTGTAGTTGAAAGAAGGCCCAAAAAAGACTAAAAGTGCAAATAATAAACGACCACTTGTTCTTCCTGTTTGGTCACGTCTCTTAATGCACCTCATTCTTTTGCGTTCATTGTGTAGGACCAACATGATTGAGAACATTGGGAGCCCCAAATACATCGAGGCGGATCTCAAGCGCTTGCCCGACGAGGTAAAGGAACTCATTCCCGAAGACAGTGTAGGACGCTGGGCCAAATTCACGGGCGGCATGTTCGACCTCA
The genomic region above belongs to Amblyomma americanum isolate KBUSLIRL-KWMA chromosome 9, ASM5285725v1, whole genome shotgun sequence and contains:
- the LOC144104288 gene encoding dehydrogenase/reductase SDR family member 9-like; this translates as MQSALLICAGLLFPVRLLCLRVPVLSEAAAFLGTWILTLVCSYWLACFIWSKTLRKAVSTEGKAVLVTGCDTGFGHHAAKRFAQDGFTVFAGCLNAASDGAKELATRANVHVLQLDITSDDQVYKALDEVKKSLGSNDLWAVLANAGVTGMGLVEWNSIERVKHIFEVNVFGHVRVVKAFLPLLKKSRGRLVIVTSGLCRVTIPGTTVYCMSKHAMLSLVDGLRRECEEAGVDVAAVEPTAYRTNMIENIGSPKYIEADLKRLPDEVKELIPEDSVGRWAKFTGGMFDLITRDNPMEVVDQMNLAVTDVRPRPCYRAMTLQDKFCLLFVKLFPDEVLDVFFTLFRAMVQFVK